The DNA region CTACTGCGGTCGCTGGTCCGCAAGCAGCCCGATGCGACGCTGGAAGAACTGCGGGCCGAGTTGCCGGTCGCCGTCAGCGTGACGACGCTCTGGCGCGCGCTCGACGCGCTGAAGCTGTCGTTCAAAAAAAAGTCGTCCACGCCGCCGAGCAAGACCGGCCCGACGTCCGCGAAGAACGTGCGCGGTGGCAAGCCGAAATGACGGGCCTCGACGTCGAGCGGTACGTGTTCCTCGACGAGACCTCGACCGCGACGAACATGACGCGCTTGCGAGGTCGAGCGCTGCGGAGCGAACGCTTGGTCGACAAGACGCCGTACGGCCATTGGAAGACGACGACCTTCGTCGCCGCTCTGCGCTCGAGCGGACTTACGGCCCCGACCGTCGTCGACGGCGCGCTCGACGGTCCGATGTTCGTCGCCTACGTCGAGCAACAACTCGTGCCGACGCTCATCCGAAGATAGTCGTTCCAGATCATGGCGTGTTTTCTTGGTTGGAAGGAAGAACGCCGGTCCAGTCTCGACAAGGCGTTCGGTAAGAGCAGGTCGAACACTGCATCGCAGACGGTGCCGGATAGAAAACCTCGGCTTG from Planctomycetia bacterium includes:
- a CDS encoding helix-turn-helix domain-containing protein translates to MDAYSRDLRARILEDCDGGMSTRVAATKYRVSESWIRRLKQRRRETGETTPRSSRPKSAKKVLAEHSELLRSLVRKQPDATLEELRAELPVAVSVTTLWRALDALKLSFKKKSSTPPSKTGPTSAKNVRGGKPK
- a CDS encoding transposase; the protein is MTGLDVERYVFLDETSTATNMTRLRGRALRSERLVDKTPYGHWKTTTFVAALRSSGLTAPTVVDGALDGPMFVAYVEQQLVPTLIRR